Genomic window (Oryza sativa Japonica Group chromosome 3, ASM3414082v1):
gtagaaaagacatgtgttggtctgtgagggcagtctatgacctatgaaagctatcatatgtaagcgggcccggcctgggggaaggcgggacgttacaaagtggtatcagagccgactctcgcggtttcacgggcgcgtgtgtcgcagttgcgcaggcatggtgcgcatggctggtgtagaccgagagtggttacacagcatggcacatgcgctggcactggacacatggacgtggccaagaaaggacgttcctggcctagggttgatcgacgggggcgtcgatctctcttaagggggtgagggtgtaacatcccggcctagggcttaataggattaatagaatactcatatcaacaagttgcaacttcttttccggaagccaatctccaaagaactccagggttaagcgtgcttggcctggagcaatttgggatgggtgaccgtgcttggtctgtgagggcagtctatgacctatgaaagctatcataTATAAGCgggacatgtgttggtctgtgccagggttgatcgacgggggcgtcgatcagtgtgcccgggtgcacacgagtgaggacaaagtgtgcagaaaagacatgtgttagtctgtgagggcagtctatgacctatgaaagctatcatatataagcgggcccggcctgggggaaggcgggacgttacaagtagttacacctcatttatgtcccacttacatatgtaattagtatgtaatttttaaatttacatttataattttagtacttacatatgtaattttgagacttacattgtatatacactaaaattacatatgtaatttagggacttacaatgtaaatacatgccgactattttttgatgaaaaatatgacgccataaatatagctacacccatgtcaaaaatcaatttcaaaCTATATTTACAaattaagaaagaaaaatattcaGGTGTGAATATTACCAAATACTAGTATCATACATTGaatctcttttttatttctcgATACATAGTTTTTTTAGACTTCAGATTTTCTATGTGGTATATGTATGTTGTATAAATgctattaaatttttaaatatttttttcgtaGCTATTTGAATGTTTATTTTACAAACGAAAGATTTCCCGAGCGATTGAAAGAGTTCCCTTCttcaaataaaagaagagtttcCCAAACTGATGCCCTTTTGTTTCCTCCGGGGATactgttgtaaaaaaaatacgaGGCACGGCACCATGATAAATTAAGGGactataataacaataaaatattaaaatatgccgTCATAAATTTAGCAAATCCGTAAATGAAATAAATTGATCTTCAATCCGTTTTACAGTACAAGAATAACTCAGTCCTTCGAGCTAACGGGTCCTCCTCCCTTAACTTCCATTGACAAATCTGCAGCTCTTCCGGACCTCCCCCTGGCTGCCCGTCAGCGGCTGGATGTTCCCCATGTTGACCATGGACCTGGCGAAGCTCTTGAAGAAGGCCTTCTGGCTGATGGCGAAGCTGTTGACGATCGCCGCCGTGGGCGCGCCCGGCGTGGACAGGAGCTCCTGGTCGGACTGGAGGAAGCCGCGGTTCACCTCGATGTTGGCGAAGTAGTTCTTGTCGAAGGCGTCCGGCGTGGTCGGGTCCAGGTCGTTCAGCGCCGACGAGTTCCCGCCCCGCCGCGGGCAGCTCTTCGCCAGCGCCCGCCGGTAGCCGGCGTCCAGCGTCGGGTCCGGCTTCCCCGTCCCGCTGAAGTTGTACAGCCTGTCCGTCACGAACTGGCACTGCACCCTCCCGAACGTGTGCGCCCCTGCCCATTTACATTCATTTTCACCCACAATTTTCAGTTTCAGTTGATtgctattccctccgtttcaagttataagacattttaactttgatcaaagtcaaactgctttaagttgtaaaaaaatagtaatatttttaacacaagacaaatttattataaaaatatattcaattattgatttaatgaaactaatttagtattataaatattactatatttatctataaaattAATCAAAGTCTAACGTTTTATAATCTGGTTCGGAGGGAGCAGTAGGTAGCGTCGTACGTTATCTCCCTATCTGTTACTCTGTTTATTTACCTGAGAGGGCGACGAGGTCGGTGACGtcgaggccgacggcggcgaacttCTGCTGAAGGGTGGTGAGGTTGTCGCGGGGGCTGGGGAGGTTATTGtcggcgccggtgaggttggCCGTGGTGCCGTCGCGCCGGCCGAGGGGCACGCGCCACCGGGGGCCTCCGGACTGCACGCATTGACACACGGACATTGTGGGCGTCATGTGGCCGTGTTGGAGTAAAGTGCGGCACGAAAAGAAGGGATTTGGTGTGGGATCTCGACGTCTGGTCGTCGACACAGCCGATGCCACATGATGTGTGCGAGGACATAATCCACGTCGTACCATGTGGTCTCTGTTTTTTGGTGCTCAtaggattattatttttttacagaCGGTTAATGTTGGTGAGATTATGATCTATCTGCAGCATTGCGGTTCAATTATTTGGCACCGACGTCTAGCTAGCTTTATGTCTCGCTCCAGTCCAGTTCCCAGCCCAGTCACGGGCATATTGTAGGCTGTAGCGTCAACCTTTCTACTGGAGATAAAGCTAGCACGAACTACTAGCTTGCCAGTACGTTAATTTGTCACTATGCTGGCGTGAAAAGTATGTGAAAGAACGTAGCTAAACTGCTTCGTTGGTTAGCTTCCAATGAAGTTGACGTGCGATTGTTATCGGGAGATAATGACGGGTTTACGTGCAAAGCATAtgcacgtatatatatacttcgCGCCGGCAGATCGATTTCTCGCGAGCGTACACATACCAGTTCGACGGAGATcttggcggcgatggcgaggatgtcggcgcaggagacgacgCCGGGGCAGGCCTCCTCAAGTGCCGCCTTGATGTCGTCCACCACCGGGTACCCCCGCGCCGAGTTGTTGTTCGGCGTCGCGAACTTCTCCGACACGATGCTCGTGCTGTTGTCCAGCAGGATCGACGCGTCGCAACCCTGGAAAAAACGGAAACGTCGCGTCAGACGAACATCCTGCGTGGCGCGGCGTACGAGTGCGCGCGTGCACGCCGGCAATGGTGTGGCAATAGCTAGCTCACCtggacgaagcagtcgtggaagtgGAGGCGGGTGAGGCTGGCGAAGATGCGGGGGTCGTCCTGCCGCGCCCTCTTCAGCACGCGCCGCACGATCCGGTGCACGTCCGGGCACGTCCCGTCGTAGTACTTGTCGCACAGCTGCGCcgacgcgccggccgccgccgcggcgagggccACGGCCACGACCAGGACCGCGGCACGAACCGCAGCCACAgcgcccatctctctctctctctctctctctctctccgctgcAGCCTTGAGCTAGTAACGTATGTACACTGCTCACTCCGTGACGCACAAATGAGAAATGACCAAGTGTTAAGTCGGTGTGACGAAGAAGAAAGGAAGCTGGCTATATATAGACACGCACACGCGATCAATTAATCTGACATGTGTATGACATATCTCGCCATGCACAGGCTTAATTGTTTAAGTATGACAAACTAACTAGCGGCACCTTTGCTTGAACCCGAAGGATATATAACCAATCATTCGCGGAAGAATCGAACGTGTTAACAACGTAGATAGCTCTTCGGCTATCGCGGCGTCGTTTTCAGAGTgcaacgcatgcatgcatgctggtGTGCGAACAGAAACACTGTgctttagaatagtttcccctTTGCATATGGCCTTCCCTTCCCTGTGCGTTCGTTGGGTGCACCTAATTCTCTCGCCCGATCGTGTGTGCTAGTGCCACCAGATTCAGGCAGTACAACGCTGACTCCCGTTTAGTTTCAGTTTGTTGCAGGTGCAGCAATGCAGCAGCTAAGCTGTGATGCCTTGACTGCACGGTCCCTCGCTCTCCCCATCACTTTCTGAACGAATAATTGCAGGGCCAATGAAAGTAGTAGTAGCTGGCAATATTTGGAGCCTTCTTcttccatcgatcgatcagagaGGTGGTCGTTGGTCGTTTGGAGGGGAATGATTTCTCCGGTTGAGTGGTTGCTGACAACTAGTGCTATATCCGTACGTGGTAAGCATACACAAATTAAGGACAACGTACCTGCTTCTTCCCTCTGAATATTTTGTGTACAGTATGTAGCTTGTACAGAGTTCTCGtcaaactaaaattaaactccTCACCGACGTTTTTCCATGACATTTTAGCGAATTTTTCACCCTTTGTCCTTCTCCAAACTAAAAATCTGCCTGTCATATTCAGGATCATCAAGGCATGATTTTTGGCCACATCATCAGTCACTGTATCATGCACCACGTAATGAAAAAGTAGTTGCAGTAGTAGTACGAAAAAGCTAAACCTGATTGGATGCTGGAGAGAAGGCGAGGCATCGTTCTCGGAACATAAGTGGTCGATGATGAGATTAGGTGGCAGATCGATCCAGAAATGCAAAGTCAAAAATCTAAAAGTTTCTTTGCAACGGAGTCGTTAGCATTCATTCCGGTTTTTTCCTTGCTTGTTCAAGGAGCTGCATCATTCAGTTCGGAGGACGTACCCGAGCACCTACTGATAAAACCATATGGCAGTTGCATATTCTTTCTTTTACTCTGATAGACACAGCGCGTTTGTCTGTGCTCTAATAATTGGTGATACACCCACTGAAAATGCAGCTGCAGATTCGTGTAGGACGAGCAACTTTGCATGCTAATTGCTTATTCTACTCGTGCATTGGAGAGAGAATCCTAGATAGCTTGAACAAAACGAAACATGTAGCGCTCCACAACACATTAAAAACGACAGATTCACACTTGAGTCCAAGAAGACGATATAGCTTCTGGCAAATCCAAGATGGGGTCATGGCAGATGCAAAAAATCTTTGCCTTTTTGCTCATCAGTTGACGGCCCTGCAGTTCTTGCGAATCTGGCCGGCAGAGCCGGTGAGAGGGCTGATGTTGCCCATCTTGACCATGGAGTTGCCGAAGTCGCAGGAGAAGCGCTGGCCGTTGGCGCTGTAGGCCTGCACCAGCGccttggtggcggcgacggcggggtcgCCGGAGCTGGAGACGAGGCCCTGGTCGGAGGCGAGGAGGCCCTTGTTGGCCAGCAGGTTCTGGTAGTAGTGGTTGTCGAACGCGTCGGCGGAGTTGACGTCCAGCGCCGCCAGCTGgtcagcgccgccgcggcacaCCTGCTGCAGGCTGGACGCCAGCGACGAGTCCAGCGTCGGGTCGACGGAGTTGGTCGCCGAGAAGTTCGCCAGCCGGTTGCTGAACAGCAGGCAGCGAGATCGCCCGATCGTGTGCGCCCCTGTTCAGGTTCAGAAGAGTTCAGATCAGTCTTGGATTGATTCGTAGCCAAACAtaactatattttgaaacggagggagtaacaaattGGTGCAGAAACTAGTTTTTGATCTGACAAATGCTAAATCATGCATAATCCACGTAAACTGCTATGCATGCCACACCGAGTAGAGTAGATGCGACATCGTTATTGATATCATAATTTGTGTCTTTATCAATTCATTTGTCAAATCCCAATCAATGTTTGATTGAAGAATTGACGAGGTAATTTTTGCTCGATGCATGAAGATATAGGAGATAGATAGAGGTACCTGATAAGACCACAACATCGGTTGCGTTGAGACCGACATCCTTGAACCTCGCAGTGATAACGCTGATCGAATCGAAAGGGCTAGGCAAGTTACTGTTCGCCCCCGTCTGATTTGCCACCAGACCATCTCTTCTTCCCAGGAGGACATCATAATCAGGTCCTCCACTCTGCAAAGACCAACACAGATATATTCAGCATGACTGAAAAATCAATTGTTCTTTTGCTCGATTGGTAATACTATAGTGCTTTACTATCAAAGATGAATTTTCATCCCTCCATTCGAGACATAGGAACGTACAAGTAGTACTCCGTATTTAGCTGCAAGG
Coding sequences:
- the LOC4332175 gene encoding peroxidase A2, with translation MEYATRGDRTASCLSFLCNIVVLLGLAAAAASGQLTDDYYDYCCPQVYRIVRSRVAAAMKAEMRMGASLLRLHFHDCFVNGCDASILLDGTNSEKFAAPNNNSVRGYEVIDAIKADLESACPGVVSCADIVALAAKYGVLLSGGPDYDVLLGRRDGLVANQTGANSNLPSPFDSISVITARFKDVGLNATDVVVLSGAHTIGRSRCLLFSNRLANFSATNSVDPTLDSSLASSLQQVCRGGADQLAALDVNSADAFDNHYYQNLLANKGLLASDQGLVSSSGDPAVAATKALVQAYSANGQRFSCDFGNSMVKMGNISPLTGSAGQIRKNCRAVN
- the LOC4332174 gene encoding peroxidase A2, which gives rise to MGAVAAVRAAVLVVAVALAAAAAGASAQLCDKYYDGTCPDVHRIVRRVLKRARQDDPRIFASLTRLHFHDCFVQGCDASILLDNSTSIVSEKFATPNNNSARGYPVVDDIKAALEEACPGVVSCADILAIAAKISVELSGGPRWRVPLGRRDGTTANLTGADNNLPSPRDNLTTLQQKFAAVGLDVTDLVALSGAHTFGRVQCQFVTDRLYNFSGTGKPDPTLDAGYRRALAKSCPRRGGNSSALNDLDPTTPDAFDKNYFANIEVNRGFLQSDQELLSTPGAPTAAIVNSFAISQKAFFKSFARSMVNMGNIQPLTGSQGEVRKSCRFVNGS